Proteins encoded together in one Oceanobacillus iheyensis HTE831 window:
- a CDS encoding alpha/beta hydrolase: MSYNEQAAWREIMQKLPEVYHFTEDYYPTEEWWDWKGHQVHLDCFRNAKAPAKVILLHGVGTNGRQMSMILGGPLAQDGFETIAIDMPTYGVTKVNKEVVVKYDDWVDLACDYIDHELKRDDRPIVLYGLSAGGMEAYHIASKTKNVKGIIGMTFLDQRLQQVRDETTNNLFWSRVGIPMASVACKFGLENFKMKMSAPAKMSALCNDKNVMKIFNRDKTSAANVASMRFLDTYANYTPAIEPEDFDVCPILLTQPAEDKWTPLHLSKLVLDRINKVDVEIVNLENGGHYPVEQPALDQMHQAVLKFLNKVIQ; this comes from the coding sequence TTGTCATATAATGAGCAAGCAGCATGGCGAGAAATTATGCAAAAACTACCTGAAGTATACCATTTCACGGAAGACTATTATCCAACAGAAGAGTGGTGGGACTGGAAAGGTCATCAAGTTCACTTAGATTGTTTTCGTAACGCAAAGGCTCCTGCTAAAGTGATTTTACTTCATGGTGTAGGAACAAATGGCAGGCAGATGTCAATGATTTTAGGCGGGCCCCTTGCACAAGATGGTTTTGAAACAATAGCGATTGACATGCCAACTTACGGTGTCACGAAGGTAAACAAAGAAGTAGTTGTAAAATACGATGACTGGGTTGATTTGGCTTGTGATTATATTGATCATGAGTTAAAGCGAGATGATAGACCGATTGTTCTTTATGGATTAAGTGCAGGTGGAATGGAAGCATATCATATAGCAAGCAAAACGAAAAATGTAAAAGGGATTATAGGCATGACATTTTTGGATCAACGATTGCAGCAAGTTCGAGATGAGACAACTAATAATCTCTTTTGGAGCCGTGTAGGTATTCCGATGGCATCGGTTGCTTGTAAATTTGGACTTGAAAACTTCAAGATGAAAATGAGTGCACCTGCTAAAATGAGTGCTTTGTGCAATGATAAAAATGTTATGAAAATATTTAACCGCGATAAGACATCTGCCGCTAATGTAGCAAGTATGAGATTTTTAGATACCTATGCAAACTATACACCAGCTATAGAGCCAGAAGATTTTGATGTATGTCCTATTCTTTTAACACAACCGGCTGAAGATAAATGGACACCGTTACATTTGAGCAAATTAGTATTGGACAGAATAAATAAAGTCGATGTAGAGATAGTCAATCTAGAAAATGGGGGCCATTACCCTGTGGAACAACCAGCGTTAGATCAAATGCATCAAGCTGTCCTAAAGTTTTTGAATAAAGTTATACAGTAA
- a CDS encoding 4'-phosphopantetheinyl transferase family protein: MTIYACKLPSYQNWQEVQFYSQYISQKRRDRIQKFKKVGDAYRSLTSELLLRKILFDQFHLVDVTISTDKQGKPYLPYHSNIHFNLSHSGAWCVCVVGEKQVGIDIEYIDVIPENLIFTILSDEELASEDNLHHLFFEKWTVLESYLKMIGTGLYLPLGSVEMKSTSDRTYSVKHREGKYPAGTSNCYTFDENYKLSICTRELDKNMHTCIYQYDFDKLVNSSKGTNPQALI; the protein is encoded by the coding sequence ATGACTATCTATGCTTGTAAATTACCTTCCTATCAAAATTGGCAGGAAGTGCAATTCTACAGCCAATATATTTCACAAAAAAGAAGAGATAGGATACAGAAATTCAAAAAAGTGGGGGACGCTTATCGTTCCCTCACGAGTGAACTTTTACTTAGAAAGATACTATTTGATCAATTTCATCTTGTTGATGTAACTATTTCTACAGATAAACAAGGAAAACCGTATTTACCTTATCATTCAAATATACATTTTAATCTTTCTCACTCTGGAGCATGGTGTGTATGTGTAGTAGGAGAAAAACAAGTTGGTATTGATATTGAGTATATTGACGTGATACCTGAAAATTTGATTTTTACAATTCTTTCAGATGAAGAGCTGGCTTCTGAGGATAATTTACACCATCTTTTTTTTGAAAAGTGGACAGTCTTGGAAAGCTATTTGAAAATGATAGGGACTGGTCTATATCTCCCGTTAGGGTCTGTAGAAATGAAATCAACTAGTGATCGAACGTACAGCGTAAAGCATCGTGAAGGAAAGTATCCAGCAGGAACGAGTAACTGTTATACATTCGACGAAAATTACAAGTTATCGATTTGCACAAGGGAGTTAGATAAAAATATGCATACATGTATCTATCAGTATGATTTTGATAAACTAGTAAATTCATCAAAAGGAACGAATCCACAAGCTCTCATTTAG
- a CDS encoding MbtH family protein: MTNPFENKDGNYYVLINDEGQYSLWPDFIQVPEGWNIAYGPEGLTVCQDYIEDYWNDLLPTSLKKKKLSIS; the protein is encoded by the coding sequence ATGACAAATCCATTTGAAAATAAGGATGGAAATTACTATGTACTTATAAATGATGAGGGCCAATATTCACTTTGGCCCGACTTCATACAAGTTCCTGAGGGTTGGAATATTGCATATGGACCAGAAGGATTAACTGTTTGTCAGGACTATATCGAAGACTATTGGAATGATTTACTTCCAACTAGCTTGAAAAAGAAAAAGCTGAGTATTTCTTAA
- a CDS encoding amino acid adenylation domain-containing protein, translating to MIETMKNYPISDAQAGIWFAHQLDTTSASYNMGEYVEIKNSMNVALFIESIKQVVKETDSLHMKYGEDANGPWQQLQEPNHIEVQYIDISQMQSAKEEAIQLMKSDLHRRVDLRKDDVYKQIVLKIDSKHYLWYQRIHHIAMDAYGFSLLTNRVAHIYSSKVAQKQYKQTPWNPFYKVLEEEEIYKESDQYIEDGNYWIDRYQHLPEPETLTTKYESENSTVKVSTILKNDQLKRLKEKAKHMKVGWPDLIMAVKAIYMYRMKGNQDIILGIPMMNRLKSASIQIPCTRMNVLPLHISVHPTSSFQDLVEQISVKIRENSQHQRYRQEQLQRDLGKVGMDSSLFGPQVNVMPFSYNPVFAGTKAITYKLATGPVEDLSWNIYEQGNEDGITLDLEGNAGKYTRQELEIHADRLLHLIHTCTEMDEQSSMSSISVLLYEEKEQILDKWNRNANHFPITDPVSLFQQQVQLTPEALAIQHDEAALTYRELDEKSSQLAKVLIKKGVEKERFVAISLERTDKLPISILAIWKAGAAYLPLDPTYPEERLEYMLENADPIMILTDGASCRSIPDSFVPIMFNLDEGLFNEEVNNQSPSSINLFAEQSLKHAAYMIYTSGSTGKPKGVVVPAEGLVHFLQYMNNVFSLSVKDRLLALTTISFDISVLELFLPLVSGATCVLMKREIVQDPILLNQTINNQKITAIQATPTHWQMILAHQQASLTDVKALVGGEALPSYLAEEMVKTCQSVTNLYGPTETTIWSTVYELDKEEPKGLIGAPIDETAVYVLDQDLQLVPPEVDGELYIAGAGVTRGYYGRPSLTAERYVANPFGDSGSRMYRTGDIVQWTSNGSLEYIKRADDQVKLRGHRIELGEIEKVISSFSPNMSAKVIVREDTPGNQQLVAYLVGADEITKEELITHAKHTVPEYMIPDSIVYLDEFPLTLNGKLDKKKLPQPEYYHVEVEQQLNEDEQALHDIFSKLLHLPVISIEDSFFDLGGHSLLASHLIAQIRDKWNKEISFSTVFNYPTIKELAVLIKEVSETSTEIVAVEDRASALLSYEQHRLWFIDQMEGPSATYNIPFEIDLNGKLNKHALQVALDYVVKRHESLRTVFSMDGETPVQHILPADQSSIRLEIVESNPEELASVVEEAKQFHFDITKEPPVKAVLFKVAEDKHVLLLLFHHIIADGWSLIPLTKDLSKAYKNSLEHTDITDEPLAIQYQDYVAWQQEQMGKSSAEEELDYWKQQLIELPAETPLPYDVQRPKTRQNEGKHYPFIIDQQLQSAITNYAKENNVTTFMVLQASLTSVLSRLGSGVDIPIGTPIVGRNNQQLDDLIGFFVNTLVLRTDVSNNPTFHELVSRVKKTNVEAYDRQDIPFDKVVEIVNPERSASRHPLFQMMLILQNAPNPVVDIPQVDSDVKVSGTGTAKFDLTFELWEQPNEAGALNGIIEYRTDLYKDNQIEYMCQQWLTFLKHALETPDKTIGTIPFISTEERQFVLDYKKQANNESTDRSIVQIFESQVDKYPHNIAVSYEGEQLTYQQLNERANQMARYLMDQGAGPEKLISIMLPRSISMMVSILAVLKTGSAYVPVDPDYPDERISYILSDANPSIVITNEKSNQTTEDFTSLHVIDIADVSSRILQAYSNQNINQSISAMNAAYIIYTSGSTGKPKGVVIPHHNVIRLLNETDEWYHFNSDDVWTMFHSYAFDFSVWEIWGALLYGGKLVIVPYNVSRMPIEFLDLLVQEQVTVLNQTPSAFYQLMYAEQERRDLSRKLSLRYVVFGGEQLELARLKDWFTLHENSTTKLINMYGITETTVHVSYLELNEEIIDQQGNSLIGTNIPDLEIYILDDFLQPVPIGVTGEMYVAGGGLARGYLNQSSLTASRFVANPFGEAGSRMYKTGDLAKWLDDGTIDYIGRSDHQVKIRGYRIELGEVNAHIISHESIKEAATTVLNQHGDNQLVSYIVTDKEVRDADLKAYIASFLPGYMIPSTFVHIDRIPLTAHGKLDTKNLPLPDYTVNVTGEGPRTPSEELLCELFKEILHLDEVGIHDSFFDLGGHSLLAVTLMNRIRELFGKELGIGVLFEAPTVAELVHVLDGDNDTSSSLDMLLPLRKSGSELPLFCVHPAGGLSWCYAGLMSTLGPEFPIYGLQARGISEAEAKPDSLVEMAQDYIAEMKRVQPEGPYRVLGWSLGGNVAHAITVELQKLGDEVELVFIMDSYPSDFVPLSGEEGEQDALIALLTLGGYDPEQLMHKEISIENVVELLNHHGSALASLDKQTIINLKETYRNSVKIMSEYKPKTFDGNMIFFKSTIVPDWFTDADPSKWTPFISGEMLEYDIHCRHKDMCQPEPLAEIGAIVEQELQKKKKDRKDEYNDKSI from the coding sequence GTGATTGAAACAATGAAGAATTATCCAATATCTGATGCCCAAGCTGGAATATGGTTTGCGCATCAATTGGATACGACAAGTGCTAGTTATAACATGGGAGAATATGTAGAAATAAAAAATTCAATGAATGTAGCACTTTTCATCGAATCAATTAAACAAGTAGTAAAGGAAACGGATAGTTTGCATATGAAATATGGTGAGGATGCAAACGGACCATGGCAACAACTACAAGAACCTAATCATATCGAAGTGCAATACATTGATATTAGTCAGATGCAATCGGCTAAAGAAGAAGCAATCCAACTAATGAAATCGGATCTTCATCGTAGAGTAGATTTGAGGAAAGACGATGTATATAAACAAATCGTACTAAAGATAGATTCCAAGCATTATCTTTGGTATCAGCGCATCCATCATATTGCGATGGATGCATATGGATTTTCATTGCTTACTAATCGCGTGGCTCATATATATAGTAGTAAAGTAGCGCAAAAGCAGTATAAACAAACGCCATGGAATCCATTTTATAAAGTATTAGAGGAAGAGGAAATCTATAAGGAATCTGATCAATATATAGAAGATGGCAACTACTGGATTGATCGTTATCAACACTTACCTGAACCTGAAACACTGACAACTAAATATGAAAGTGAAAATAGTACGGTTAAAGTCTCGACCATTTTAAAAAATGACCAGTTAAAGAGACTAAAAGAAAAAGCGAAACATATGAAAGTTGGCTGGCCGGATCTTATTATGGCAGTAAAGGCAATCTATATGTATCGAATGAAAGGCAATCAAGATATTATTTTAGGGATTCCAATGATGAATCGATTAAAATCCGCATCCATTCAAATCCCTTGTACACGGATGAATGTTTTGCCACTTCATATTTCAGTTCATCCGACGTCATCCTTTCAAGATCTTGTAGAACAGATATCTGTGAAGATAAGAGAGAATAGTCAGCATCAACGGTACCGTCAAGAACAACTGCAACGAGATTTAGGTAAGGTAGGAATGGATTCTTCGCTATTTGGACCACAGGTGAATGTTATGCCATTTTCATATAATCCTGTCTTTGCTGGAACGAAAGCAATAACGTATAAATTAGCGACAGGTCCGGTGGAAGATTTATCCTGGAATATTTATGAACAAGGTAATGAAGATGGAATTACACTAGATTTAGAGGGGAACGCTGGAAAATATACGAGACAGGAATTAGAAATCCACGCTGATCGGTTATTACATCTGATTCATACATGTACAGAAATGGATGAACAGTCCTCGATGAGCAGTATTTCTGTTCTCCTTTATGAAGAGAAAGAGCAAATATTAGATAAGTGGAATAGAAACGCAAACCATTTTCCAATTACTGATCCAGTAAGTCTTTTTCAGCAGCAAGTACAGCTGACACCAGAAGCACTAGCAATTCAGCATGATGAAGCAGCGTTAACATATCGTGAATTAGATGAAAAATCGAGTCAACTCGCGAAAGTACTTATAAAAAAGGGCGTTGAAAAGGAAAGATTTGTGGCGATTAGTCTAGAAAGAACGGATAAATTACCAATTAGTATACTCGCTATATGGAAAGCCGGTGCAGCTTATCTTCCGCTTGATCCGACCTATCCAGAAGAGCGATTGGAATACATGTTGGAGAATGCAGACCCTATCATGATTCTGACAGACGGAGCATCGTGTCGTAGTATACCAGATTCGTTTGTACCGATTATGTTTAATCTGGATGAGGGACTTTTTAATGAAGAAGTAAATAACCAATCTCCATCTTCTATTAATCTTTTTGCTGAGCAATCACTAAAACATGCAGCGTATATGATTTATACATCAGGATCAACAGGAAAACCAAAAGGAGTCGTTGTTCCAGCTGAAGGTCTTGTCCATTTTCTACAATATATGAACAATGTGTTTTCCTTATCTGTAAAAGATCGATTATTAGCTTTAACGACGATTTCATTTGATATCTCTGTATTGGAATTGTTCTTGCCACTAGTTAGTGGAGCGACTTGTGTATTAATGAAACGTGAGATTGTGCAGGATCCAATCTTACTTAATCAAACTATCAACAATCAGAAAATTACAGCAATACAGGCTACGCCAACACATTGGCAAATGATCTTAGCGCATCAACAAGCATCATTAACAGATGTAAAGGCGTTAGTAGGAGGAGAAGCACTCCCATCCTATCTAGCAGAAGAAATGGTAAAAACATGTCAATCTGTAACCAACCTTTATGGTCCTACGGAAACAACCATTTGGTCCACTGTATATGAGTTGGACAAGGAAGAACCAAAGGGTTTGATAGGAGCACCGATAGACGAGACAGCCGTATACGTTCTAGATCAAGATCTACAACTAGTACCTCCAGAAGTAGATGGGGAGTTGTATATTGCTGGAGCTGGAGTCACTAGAGGATATTATGGCCGTCCTTCTTTAACTGCAGAGCGATATGTAGCTAATCCATTTGGTGATTCGGGAAGTAGAATGTACCGTACAGGTGACATTGTACAATGGACAAGCAACGGCAGTCTTGAATATATAAAACGTGCGGATGATCAAGTTAAGTTGCGAGGTCATCGTATTGAATTAGGAGAAATCGAAAAGGTGATTTCATCATTTTCTCCTAATATGAGTGCAAAAGTCATCGTTCGTGAAGATACACCAGGAAATCAGCAACTTGTAGCCTATTTAGTTGGCGCAGATGAAATAACCAAGGAAGAATTAATAACGCATGCGAAGCATACAGTGCCTGAATATATGATTCCAGATTCAATCGTTTACTTAGATGAATTCCCATTAACACTTAATGGGAAACTGGATAAGAAGAAGTTGCCACAACCTGAATATTATCATGTTGAAGTGGAGCAACAGTTAAATGAGGATGAGCAGGCGCTTCATGATATTTTTTCAAAATTACTACATTTACCAGTTATTTCTATTGAAGATTCATTTTTTGATTTAGGTGGACATTCTTTATTGGCATCTCATTTAATTGCGCAAATTAGGGATAAATGGAATAAGGAAATTTCTTTTTCTACTGTATTTAACTATCCAACTATTAAAGAGTTAGCGGTATTAATAAAAGAAGTTTCAGAGACTTCTACAGAAATTGTTGCCGTTGAGGATAGAGCAAGTGCGTTGTTATCTTATGAACAACATCGTTTATGGTTTATCGATCAAATGGAAGGACCAAGTGCGACATACAATATTCCATTCGAAATAGATTTAAATGGAAAATTGAATAAGCATGCTTTACAAGTAGCATTAGACTATGTAGTAAAGCGTCATGAATCATTACGAACTGTCTTTTCCATGGATGGGGAAACGCCTGTGCAACATATTTTACCAGCAGATCAGTCATCTATTCGTCTAGAGATAGTAGAGTCAAATCCAGAAGAATTAGCAAGTGTTGTAGAGGAAGCGAAGCAATTTCATTTTGATATTACAAAAGAGCCTCCAGTAAAGGCAGTCCTATTTAAAGTAGCAGAAGATAAGCATGTGTTATTACTCTTATTCCATCATATTATTGCAGATGGATGGTCATTAATACCACTTACAAAAGATTTATCAAAAGCCTATAAAAATAGTCTAGAGCATACTGATATTACGGATGAACCTTTAGCAATTCAGTATCAAGATTATGTGGCTTGGCAACAAGAGCAGATGGGAAAATCATCTGCAGAGGAAGAGTTGGATTATTGGAAGCAACAATTAATCGAATTGCCAGCAGAAACACCATTGCCATATGATGTACAACGACCAAAAACTCGGCAAAATGAAGGAAAGCATTATCCGTTTATCATTGATCAACAATTACAATCAGCAATAACGAACTATGCAAAAGAAAACAATGTAACGACTTTTATGGTGCTTCAAGCTTCTCTAACTTCTGTTTTGTCCAGGTTAGGTTCTGGAGTAGATATCCCGATAGGTACGCCGATTGTTGGTCGAAATAATCAGCAATTAGATGATTTAATCGGATTCTTTGTAAATACATTAGTGCTGCGGACAGATGTATCCAATAACCCAACATTTCATGAATTAGTGAGCCGAGTAAAGAAAACCAATGTGGAAGCGTATGATCGCCAAGATATTCCATTTGATAAAGTAGTGGAAATTGTTAATCCGGAGCGCTCTGCATCGAGACATCCACTCTTTCAGATGATGTTAATCCTTCAGAATGCACCGAACCCTGTGGTAGATATTCCACAAGTTGACAGCGATGTGAAGGTGAGTGGAACGGGTACAGCGAAGTTTGATTTGACATTTGAATTATGGGAGCAACCAAATGAAGCTGGAGCATTGAACGGCATTATTGAATATCGAACTGATTTGTATAAGGATAATCAGATTGAGTATATGTGTCAACAATGGCTAACCTTTTTAAAACACGCGTTGGAAACACCAGACAAGACAATAGGAACTATTCCTTTTATATCGACGGAAGAAAGACAATTTGTTCTAGATTATAAAAAACAAGCCAACAATGAATCAACCGACAGATCGATTGTTCAAATATTTGAATCACAAGTGGACAAGTATCCACATAATATTGCTGTTTCGTATGAAGGGGAGCAGCTCACTTATCAGCAATTAAACGAGCGCGCTAACCAAATGGCTAGATATTTAATGGATCAAGGTGCTGGACCCGAAAAACTAATATCAATTATGTTACCAAGGTCTATTTCCATGATGGTAAGTATTTTAGCTGTCTTAAAAACAGGTAGTGCTTATGTACCTGTAGACCCTGATTATCCTGATGAAAGGATAAGTTATATATTATCAGATGCTAATCCGTCTATTGTGATCACGAATGAGAAGAGTAATCAAACAACAGAGGATTTTACTAGTCTACACGTAATTGATATAGCTGATGTAAGCAGTCGTATATTACAGGCGTATTCTAATCAAAATATCAATCAATCGATTTCAGCAATGAATGCGGCTTATATCATATATACGTCTGGTTCAACAGGAAAGCCTAAGGGTGTGGTAATACCTCATCATAATGTCATTCGCTTATTAAACGAGACGGATGAATGGTATCACTTTAACTCTGACGATGTATGGACGATGTTCCACTCGTACGCGTTTGATTTTTCTGTTTGGGAAATCTGGGGAGCATTACTTTATGGTGGAAAATTAGTTATTGTCCCATACAACGTAAGTAGAATGCCAATCGAATTTCTTGATTTACTTGTACAAGAACAAGTAACGGTGTTAAACCAGACTCCTTCTGCATTTTATCAACTCATGTATGCAGAACAGGAAAGAAGGGACTTATCTCGAAAACTATCTCTAAGGTATGTCGTGTTTGGTGGGGAACAGCTAGAATTAGCAAGGTTAAAAGACTGGTTTACGTTACACGAGAATTCTACAACAAAACTGATTAATATGTATGGAATCACAGAGACGACGGTGCATGTTAGTTACCTTGAATTAAATGAAGAGATTATCGATCAACAAGGTAATAGTTTAATTGGAACAAATATCCCCGACCTAGAAATATATATTTTAGACGACTTTTTACAGCCAGTACCGATTGGTGTTACAGGGGAGATGTACGTAGCCGGAGGTGGACTGGCCAGAGGATATCTTAATCAAAGTTCCTTAACAGCCTCTCGGTTTGTAGCTAATCCTTTTGGTGAAGCAGGAAGCAGAATGTATAAAACAGGGGATTTAGCAAAATGGTTAGACGACGGAACCATTGATTATATTGGGCGCTCGGATCATCAAGTGAAAATCAGAGGCTATCGAATTGAGCTAGGTGAAGTTAATGCTCATATAATATCCCATGAATCTATAAAAGAAGCAGCTACTACTGTACTTAATCAACATGGAGATAATCAACTTGTATCTTATATCGTAACAGATAAGGAAGTCAGAGACGCTGACTTAAAAGCTTATATCGCTTCTTTCTTACCTGGTTATATGATTCCATCTACCTTTGTTCACATAGATAGGATTCCGTTAACGGCGCACGGAAAATTAGATACGAAGAATCTACCATTACCTGATTACACTGTAAATGTAACGGGAGAAGGTCCTCGGACACCGAGTGAAGAGTTACTTTGTGAATTGTTTAAAGAAATTCTTCATTTAGATGAAGTAGGTATTCACGATAGTTTCTTTGACTTGGGAGGACATTCCTTATTAGCCGTTACATTAATGAATAGAATAAGGGAATTGTTTGGGAAAGAACTAGGAATTGGAGTCTTATTTGAGGCACCTACAGTAGCTGAATTAGTACATGTATTGGATGGAGATAATGATACATCGAGTTCGTTAGATATGTTGCTTCCATTACGAAAAAGCGGTTCAGAACTGCCACTATTTTGTGTACACCCGGCAGGCGGATTGAGCTGGTGCTATGCTGGTTTAATGAGTACACTCGGACCAGAATTTCCGATATATGGACTTCAAGCAAGAGGAATTTCCGAAGCTGAAGCAAAACCTGACTCATTAGTAGAAATGGCACAGGACTATATTGCGGAAATGAAACGTGTACAACCAGAAGGACCATATCGAGTCTTAGGCTGGTCACTTGGTGGAAATGTGGCACATGCTATCACCGTTGAATTACAAAAGCTTGGTGATGAGGTAGAGTTAGTCTTCATTATGGATTCCTATCCAAGTGATTTTGTTCCGCTTTCTGGTGAAGAAGGAGAACAAGATGCCTTGATTGCCTTACTTACATTAGGTGGATATGATCCTGAACAACTTATGCATAAAGAAATTTCCATTGAAAACGTAGTTGAACTTCTTAATCATCATGGTAGTGCGTTGGCTAGTTTAGACAAACAAACCATTATAAATTTGAAAGAGACTTATAGAAATTCAGTTAAGATTATGTCGGAATACAAACCAAAAACATTCGATGGAAATATGATCTTCTTTAAATCAACCATTGTACCAGATTGGTTTACGGATGCAGATCCTAGTAAATGGACACCATTCATATCTGGAGAAATGCTAGAGTACGATATTCATTGTCGACATAAAGATATGTGTCAACCTGAACCGCTTGCTGAAATTGGAGCAATCGTTGAACAAGAATTACAAAAAAAGAAAAAAGATAGAAAGGATGAATATAATGACAAATCCATTTGA
- a CDS encoding ArsR/SmtB family transcription factor, giving the protein MSQQTMKLLRECTPVFNILRDENRQEILMLLFDEGQMSVNQIADRLTLSRPAISHHLKHLLDAKVVTVQKSATVRYYNLSLEHSIVMLKRLIQSLESDQHNIAKN; this is encoded by the coding sequence ATGAGTCAACAAACAATGAAGCTTCTAAGAGAGTGTACTCCTGTTTTCAATATTTTACGGGATGAGAATAGACAAGAGATTTTGATGCTCCTATTTGATGAAGGACAAATGTCGGTCAATCAAATTGCTGATCGTTTAACACTTTCTAGACCTGCTATCTCTCATCATTTAAAACATCTTCTTGACGCAAAAGTAGTTACTGTACAAAAAAGTGCTACAGTGAGATATTATAATCTTTCACTCGAACACTCTATTGTGATGTTAAAAAGACTTATTCAGTCTTTAGAGAGTGATCAACATAATATAGCAAAAAACTAG
- a CDS encoding DHA2 family efflux MFS transporter permease subunit — protein sequence MASLDGTIVYVALPTIGEDLNVSSADLSGVTVWYLVGVAAILPIAGWLGDRFGSKKVFLSALSIFTIASIICGLVQTVGLLNIARFIQGLGGGMLAPIGMAMIFRTFSVEERPKVSRSLVLPIAIAPALGPIVGGLILEILSWQWIFFINIPIGVIAIVIGMFYLTEHQEENVGRMDWKGFVLIVVGYPLLMFSLTQGSSRGWTSIEILGSAICGLLLVSVFILHAINKEKPIMDVKLLSEPTFRKVSILSFFAVSGLQSLLFIFPIMYQQAVGATALESGIVVFIEAIGLMLASRLMPFSLKKLGVYRVILFGFLGACISFILMSIVGPFANPWVLRILLFTIGLTLGHSVIAMQYTTFTNITSQNMSKATTLFNVQNRLGAAIGISMIASLLITLQDEAESIMDPNPYQISIFIAAIFLAISFILTFKNRHIIKHSDKQTNRNSIKGEKAG from the coding sequence ATGGCTTCATTAGATGGAACAATTGTATATGTAGCATTACCAACGATTGGAGAAGACTTAAACGTATCATCAGCAGATTTAAGTGGTGTGACGGTTTGGTATCTTGTAGGTGTTGCTGCGATCCTGCCTATTGCGGGATGGCTTGGAGATCGATTTGGAAGTAAGAAAGTATTTTTAAGTGCATTGTCTATATTTACGATTGCATCTATTATTTGTGGACTTGTTCAAACAGTAGGCCTACTAAATATCGCACGTTTTATACAAGGTCTAGGCGGAGGTATGCTTGCTCCTATCGGCATGGCGATGATATTCCGAACTTTTTCAGTAGAAGAACGTCCTAAAGTATCTCGTTCTCTTGTTTTACCGATAGCAATTGCCCCAGCATTAGGTCCTATAGTAGGCGGGTTAATCTTAGAAATTCTTTCTTGGCAATGGATTTTCTTTATCAATATACCAATTGGAGTTATCGCAATTGTTATTGGTATGTTCTATCTAACCGAACATCAAGAGGAAAATGTAGGGAGAATGGATTGGAAAGGATTTGTTCTCATTGTTGTAGGTTATCCTTTATTAATGTTTTCTTTAACACAAGGTTCTTCAAGAGGTTGGACTTCGATTGAAATACTTGGTTCTGCAATTTGTGGATTACTATTAGTCAGTGTATTTATATTGCATGCAATAAATAAAGAAAAACCTATTATGGATGTAAAGCTATTATCCGAGCCTACATTTCGTAAGGTAAGTATACTTTCTTTCTTTGCTGTTAGTGGTTTACAAAGCTTACTTTTTATATTTCCAATTATGTATCAACAGGCAGTAGGTGCAACCGCACTGGAAAGCGGTATTGTTGTATTTATTGAAGCAATTGGATTAATGTTGGCTTCAAGATTAATGCCGTTTTCGTTAAAAAAGCTAGGCGTCTACCGAGTCATTTTGTTTGGATTTTTAGGCGCATGTATCAGCTTTATACTAATGAGCATAGTTGGACCTTTTGCTAATCCTTGGGTGTTAAGAATACTATTATTTACGATCGGATTAACATTAGGACATTCGGTAATTGCTATGCAATATACGACATTTACGAATATAACTTCTCAAAATATGAGTAAAGCAACGACGTTATTTAATGTTCAAAATCGTTTAGGAGCAGCGATTGGTATATCAATGATTGCTAGTTTACTTATTACGCTACAAGATGAGGCGGAAAGCATTATGGACCCTAATCCGTATCAGATCTCTATTTTCATTGCTGCAATATTTCTAGCAATTTCATTTATACTTACGTTTAAAAACCGTCATATTATTAAGCATAGTGATAAACAAACAAATCGTAACTCTATTAAAGGAGAAAAAGCGGGGTAA